One Ignavibacteriales bacterium genomic window, CACCTTCATAAATATCAAAACTTACACCGTCTACGGCTTTAGCGGCTACTTTTCCTTTAAGCTTTTTGTCGGCAATAATATGATGAGCGGCCTGCTCTTTGAGATTAGCATCGCTATCCTCTACAAAAAAGTAGGTCTTAAGGTCTTTGACTTCTACGAGTTTTTTTCGAGACATTATATTATAAGATTTCCAATTTCAATTTAAAATCTAGCGTAACCTTGAGTAAACTTTCGGATCAAACGCTTCACGAATAGCTTCACCAATAAAGACGATCGCAAGCAGAGTTAAGAATAATGAAGCAACCGGCGTAGTGAGAAGCCACCATTTGGTAATATCAGACAGACCCTGGTTCATAAGCTCTCCCCAGCTAGGTGTAGGCGGCGGAAGACCAAATCCAAGATAATCCAGCGCCACAAGCGAATTAATATTTGCGACAATAGCAAACGGGAGGAATGAGATGATGGGCACGAGGGAATTGGGGAGTACGTGTTTTAAAATGATCACCCTGTTTTTAGCACCCATAGACACCGCTGCCTGAACGTATTCGCGGGATTTTTCTCTGTAAAATTCGCCGCGTATATAGTAAGTAATGCTCATCCAGCCAAAGAGAGTAAGTATTACAGCAAGGATTATGAAATTAGGCTGAACGATCGAGCTTATTATAATAATCAAATAAAAGAAGGGGAGAGTGGACCATATTTCTATCATTCTCTGACCAATGATGTCGACTTTACCGGCATAGTATCCCAATATAGCTCCAAGTAATACCCCGATGAGATAGCTCAAAGCCGAGACAACTATAGCGAAGGATATCGAAATATTAAAGCCATACATGAGCCTGGCAAAAACATCACGCCCTCTATTATCGGTACCGCAGAAGTGTTTCCAATCCGGCGCGGTAGGGGGGTATCCCTCTATTTCATCCAGAAGATTTTCATTTGGTCCGTATGGGTAGAGGGGCATAAGCACCCAGTTATCACCATCCTGCTGTTTGAACTGTTTGTTAAGCAGGCGATAGTTAGCTTCACCCGGAATATCCTGTCCAAAAGTTTCTGACGAATAGAAATTGAATACCGGATAATAATTCTGACCATTGTAGTGAACAATGAGAGCATTTCTATTGATCAATAACGGCAGGGCAAATGATATCAGATACGCAAATAAAATAATAAGAAAAGAGTAGTAGCCTCTTTTAATGGTTTTAAATTTTTTCCATCTTTTTTTGAGTATGGAAACAGAGACTTCACTGTCCTTCTTATCCTCTTCCGCTTTAACATCAATGAACGTAGCGTCGCTGGGAGTGGGAGTGAGGATAACCGACTCATCCTCAACAGGGTCGTGTTTTTCTATATTGTCCTCTGGTTTATTCTCGTCGGAGTTATTATTTTCCGGATCGTCAATCATTTTATAAGTAATGGTTATTATTTAAATCTTATACGCGGATCTATGACCGCATATAACATATCGGAAATAATATTTCCTATTAGAAGCAAAAGGCTCGATATGACCAATATCCCCATAACAACGGGGTAGTCTCTTTGTATAATGGATTGGTAACCGAGAAGTCCCATGCCGTCAATATTAAATACTTTTTCAATTAGGAAACTGCCGGCAAGAACGAGTGAAATTGCGTGTCCTAATCCCGTTGCTATTGGAATAAGTGAATTTCTCAAAGCGTGCTGAAATATAACACGCTTTTCGGATAATCCTTTTGCGAAAGCGGTTTTTACATAGTCCTGGCTTAGATTTTCGATGACGGAGTTCTTAGTAAGTATTGTCAGTGTAGCAAAGCTACCAAGCATATACGAGATAACAGGAAGCGCCGTGTGATGAAGCAAGTCAGTTACCCTTTCAAAGAAAGAAAGGTATTCCCAGTCGGGAGAGTGAAATCCGCCAAGCGGGAATACATCCCAAAAACTTCCTCCCCCAAACAGGATAAGCATCAAACCTCCGAAGGCAAATCCCGGCATAGCATAGCCGGCAAATACGATAACAGAGGAAGTAAAATCGAAAGGGGATCCATTCTTGACAGCCTTTATTACTCCGAGAGGAACGGATACAATATATGTTAGAATAAAACCAATTAATCCGAAGTATATTGAGATAGGAAACCGTGAAATAATAACGTCCCACACAGGTTCGGCATACACATAGGATCTTCCGAGATTGAACTGCGCCAGATTTCCCAGCCATTTGCCATAGCGTACAAGGTAGTTAGGTTCATCGAAGCCGTAAAACTTTTTCATCTCTTCAAGAGCAGATTCAGGAATGGTAACAGTCTGTCCGGTATTTCCACTGCTTGTACTTACATCGCCGCCCTGCTGGTTCATTCCGCGGAGTTTCATAAGCTCCATTTCGAGCGGTCCGCCCGGAACCATCTGCAGAATGATAAATGTAATCAAGGTTATACCCAGGAATGTAGGTATAATAAGAAGAAACCTTCTAATAAAATATCCTGTCATAGTTTTAGATCGTTAAAGAATTCAGTTAGTTTTCCATGTCAGGAACTTCATCAGGAGTAATTGCTACGTTAGTCCCGGAAACTTCCTTTTCTTTTACTTTGGTCCAGTATTTCACATCTATATTACCTTTGTCCATGGTAATATTATTGTCCGTCTTAGCCTGGTTGTACTTTTCCAGTTTTTCGGCATCGATATACCAAAGAATCGGGATTGCATACTGGTCGGCATCAAGATTACCTTCAGTTCTGGGAAGAACATATTTGGGATAACCGAATTTATTATGGAATGCAAGTCTGGTAAAAGGACCATACCATGCAAATGCATATCCATACTGCTCGGTTGCAATTTTGTCAATTTCCTGAACTAGCCTTACCCTTTCGTCTCTGTCAAAAGAAAGATTGTATTGATCGCATAGTTGATCGATTCGTGGGTCTTTAATTCCAGGCCAGTTAGTTGTGTTTGGTTCGTCGGCTGTATTAGACTTCAGGGAGCTTTCCGGGTTTGGTACCCTTAAGCCGCCCCAGTTGATCGTTATCATATCAAAATTCCTCTCGTTACCAAGCTGGAAAGCAGTAGTACCGTCAACCTGTCTAAGGTTTAACTTGATGCCTGCTTTTTTGCAGTCCTCCTGGTAAATAGTAAGATAACGCTCTTGAGAAGGTGCACCGTAAACAAGTTCAACCTCCAGCTGTTTACCATCTTTTGTCCTATATCCATCAGCATTTTTTTCGGTCCAGCCCATCTCTTCGAGAAGAGCGATCGATCCGTCAAGGTTGTATTCAACTTTAGGATCATCCGGATTTTCATATATACTTCCGGGGTAATAGGAATACATCATTTCATATGAATTGAAGAACAGTTTTTCGTTGAATTTTTTTCTGTCATACAGCATAGCAAAAGCTTTACGCATTCTAATATCGCTGAAGAAAGGCCTTCTCATATTAAAACATATTCCGCCTGTGCCTGTAGGTTTTTCATTATATACACGTTTTTTAACAACCAATCCGCGTTCGTAATCAGGGAAGTTGAACTGTTCCTCCCAGCGCTGAGCCTTTAAGACATTGATAACGTCCAGATCACCTTTTTTGAATTTTTCGAATTCTATAGCGTCATCGGAAACAACGTCAAAGCGAACGACATCGAAATTATTTATTCCCGTATTAAACCGTTTATCTTCCGCCCAGTAATCACTTCGCCTACGCATAGTGATCGACTGACCTTTTTTGATGTTTTCTTTGTCAATAATATAAGGACCGGATCCGTTAATCGGTTCGAATTGAAATTTCTCAAGGAAGTCCTTACCAGATAATCCTCCGATAATATGTGAGGGAAAAACAGACATACTGGCGAAATAGAGAAACTGTCTCCAATTGAGTTCCTTGGTTTTAACTGAAACTATATATTTGCTTTCCGCAACAGGTTCTTCATAAGTATTGTAGAGGATATTCGAATATGGTGAAAGGATGCCCGGGTCAACGAGGAGCTTCCAGGTAGCAACAACGTCTTCGGCAACAACGGGTTTTCCATCAGCCCACCTGGCATCGGGATCAATTCTAAATTTAAATTGTCTTTTATCTTCAGAAACCCACCAGTGAGTAGCGAGCCTGGGTGTATACTTTTCGTTTACAGGATCGATCCCCAGCAAAGACTCGAACACCATTTTCTCTGCCATTCTGTTAAAGTAGGAATTTTCATCTTTTCCAATGTTCCTTAGTGTTGAAGGGAAGTCCGCGATCGACATAGTAAGGTAACCGCCTTTATTAGCATTGGGGTCTCCCATAATATTATAATCAACATAAGTCTCCCATCCTTCACCGGTAAAACCTTCGCCGCCCATTTCAGCAGATACGCTTGGGTCAGCGCCGGGAGGAGTATCGAATTGTTTAACTGAGACCGGTTTTGTATCGGTAACAGATCTTTTCTTTGTTGTTCCACATCCAATTAGTAATGCGGAGATCAAAATTACGAGAATGATCGAAAATGGTATTCTAATGTTCTTCATGATAAATATTTATAAATTTTGCAGGATTATTTTTTTAGACCTGCGCCCTCTTGAGACCAATATTTAACAATAATATCACCCTGAGGTAATGTTAATGTGTTATTTGCTTTAGCGTCGTCAAACGCTGCTTCCCTTACAGGATCGTTAAACCAGTATGTTGGGATAGCGTCCGTTGGATCATCGATCTTAGATAATACACCTTCGGGGAATCCGAACTTATTCCAGAATGCGAGTCTGGATGAAGGATAATACCATGACAGGGCATACGGCTGCATATTAGCAAGTATGGCATCGATCTCCTGTATAATCTCAACCCTTCTTCTTTGATCGAATGTAACATTATATTCAGTACATAATTCATCTATTCGGGCATCTTTAACGCCGGCCCAGTTTGTCGAGTTAGGCAGATCCGCGGTTCCGGGACCGAAGCTGCTTTCAGGATTGGGGAAAACAAGTCCGCCCCAGGCGGCTACGATCATTTCAAAATTACGTTGATTACCGATCTGGAAATTAGTTGAACCGTCAACCTGTCTTAGGTTTATTTTGATTCCAGCTTTTTTACAGTCTTCCTGGTAAATGGTAAGGAACCTTTCAAGCTCCGGGCTTCCGTAGGGAAGTTCAACCTCAAATATCTTTCCGTCTTTAACAAGATATCCGTCAGCATTCTTTTCTGTCCATCCGGCTTCAGCAAGTAGTTTAACCGCTTCGTCAAAGTTGAACCTTATCTGCGGATTATTTGGATTGGCATAAACTGAATTTGGCCAGTAAGAGTCTTCCAGCGCCGGGAGACCGTAGTAAAGTTTTTCCACGATCTTTGCTCTATCAAACAGATATGCAAAAGCTTTTCTAACTCTAATATCGTCGAACGGAGGTTTTCTCATATTAAAGCAGATACCTCTTGGACCGTTAGGGTATTTGTTGTAAACGTCTCTTTTGAGAATTAAACCCCTTTTAAAGTCTTCGTTTTTATCAAGTTCAAACCATTTGTCTATAGAAGTCACACTGGTCAGTGTAACAAAGTCTATGTCTCCTTTTTTAAACCTTTCGAATTCAAGCCTTGAATCGGAAATCACTTCGAATCGTAGATAATCGAAGTTAAACTTTCCAGTATTCCATTTTTGGTCAGCACCCCAATAATCGCTTCTTCTTCTAACAGTTAGTGACTGACCTTTTTTAACGTCGTTGACGTCAACAACATAGGCTCCGGTACCCGGGATAAAATCGAACTGGTGCTTTTCGAGATATTCCTTTCCCGAAAGATTTCCAATTACGTGAGCAGGGAGCAGAGGCATGCCCGCAAAATATAGAAACTGTCTCCAGTTAAGTTCTTTTGTTTTTACGGATACTATGTAAGGGCTTTCCGCAACGGGTTCCTCATAGGAGCCGAAGAGGATATTGCTATAAGGTGAAAGGATTCCCGGGTCAACCTGCAATTTCCAGGTGGCTATAACGTCAGCTGATGTAACTCTTTCTCCATCAGCCCATCTAGCATCAGGGTTTATCCTAAATTTAAACTGTTTTTTGTCTTCTGATATCCACCAGTGGGTAGCAAGCATCGGTTCAAAGTCCAAGGTAACCGGGTCGTTATTCAGCAGAGATTCGTAACATAATTGATAATAGATCAGATAATTCCAATAAGAATTAGCATCTTTTCCTACAACCCTAAGAGTGGATGGGAAATCCGGGATAGAAAGAGTAATACTGCCTCCTTTTACTGCTTCCGGGTTTCCAATAGTATGGAATGAGTCATTTGTTATCCACCCTTCACCAGTGAAGCCATCGCCTCCAAGTTCCGCAGAAACATCAGGTAATGCTCCCGGGGGGACGTCTTTTGTTTTGATCGATACCGGCTGTGTGTTAAATTCTTTCTTTTTTGTAGTGGAACAACTTTGAAATGAAGTGGAAATGAGGGTGAGTGATGCTAAAAGGACTAAAAAGGTTTTTAATTTACCCATATCAGACTTTTATTTAAACAGTTTGAATATACAAAATGATATTTTAAATTAATAGTTTCTTCTCATTACATTTACGGTTTTGTTAACTAGAAAGTTAGACAGAGCCGAGGGTTGTTAGTGTTGCACTGTTTTATGTTACCCATATTTAAGTCTGATGCCGAAAAAAGTAATTTTGTTTAGAAAGTGTGGAATTTTTTTGTATTTGTTTTTGGTATATAATATATAACTTTGTCTTAACAAAGTAGTAATTTAGGGATAATATCCCAAAATACAGGAGATAATTTAATGAAAAAACTTTTCAGCCTTTTATTGGGCTTAATGATATGGGGGATATCATCTAACGGACATTCACAGACAATATCAGTACAAACGGCATTTCCAAATGTCGGTTCCTTTACCAGGCCGGTTTTTTTGACACATGCACCTGATGCAACAGACAGGATATTTGTAATCGAGCAAAGAGGTGTAGTAAATGTGTGGCCAAACGATTCAACCACCAGCGCTCGAACAACCTTTATGGATATCGATCCAAGGGTCGATAATAGCGGTAATGAAATGGGGCTATTGGGGTTAGCATTTCATCCTAACTATCAAAGTAACGGATATTTTTATGTAGATTATACTACTACTATAGGAACAGGTGTAAGACGAACAAGAATCTCAAGATTTCAGGTAAGCGCAAATCCTGATGTTGCTGATACATCTACCGAACAGATCCTAATGGAAATATACCAGCCGTATACAAATCACAACGGCGGTATGTTATTCTTTGGGCAGGACGGTTATCTGTACATTTGCATGGGTGACGGAGGCAGCGGTGGTGATCCGGGCAACAGGGCTCAAACTACCGATACATTATTGGGAAAGATCTTAAGGATAAACGTAGATACAACAGTTGGACCACAAAACTATGGAATACCTTCGACCAATCCATTTGTCGGCGGCGGCGGCGCCCCGGAAGTATTTACATGGGGAATGAGAAATCCATGGAGAACCTCACAGGATCCCGTAACAGGGTTTATATATGCAGCTGACGTGGGACAGGAATCATGGGAAGAGATCGATATAATAGAGAACGGAAAGAATTATGGATGGAGATGTTACGAAGGTAACAATCCATACAACACGAGCGGCTGCGGTCCGTCTTCAAATTATACTTTCCCTATTAAAGAGTATCCCAGCGCAGGGTCCGGCGTAACGGAGTGTTCTGTAACCGGAGGATATGTTTACAGGGGCTCAAGGCGTCCGGAACTTGTCGGAAGGTATATTTATGGTGACTATTGCAGCAGGAAGATATGGAAATT contains:
- a CDS encoding ABC transporter permease; the protein is MIDDPENNNSDENKPEDNIEKHDPVEDESVILTPTPSDATFIDVKAEEDKKDSEVSVSILKKRWKKFKTIKRGYYSFLIILFAYLISFALPLLINRNALIVHYNGQNYYPVFNFYSSETFGQDIPGEANYRLLNKQFKQQDGDNWVLMPLYPYGPNENLLDEIEGYPPTAPDWKHFCGTDNRGRDVFARLMYGFNISISFAIVVSALSYLIGVLLGAILGYYAGKVDIIGQRMIEIWSTLPFFYLIIIISSIVQPNFIILAVILTLFGWMSITYYIRGEFYREKSREYVQAAVSMGAKNRVIILKHVLPNSLVPIISFLPFAIVANINSLVALDYLGFGLPPPTPSWGELMNQGLSDITKWWLLTTPVASLFLTLLAIVFIGEAIREAFDPKVYSRLR
- a CDS encoding ABC transporter permease subunit, translating into MTGYFIRRFLLIIPTFLGITLITFIILQMVPGGPLEMELMKLRGMNQQGGDVSTSSGNTGQTVTIPESALEEMKKFYGFDEPNYLVRYGKWLGNLAQFNLGRSYVYAEPVWDVIISRFPISIYFGLIGFILTYIVSVPLGVIKAVKNGSPFDFTSSVIVFAGYAMPGFAFGGLMLILFGGGSFWDVFPLGGFHSPDWEYLSFFERVTDLLHHTALPVISYMLGSFATLTILTKNSVIENLSQDYVKTAFAKGLSEKRVIFQHALRNSLIPIATGLGHAISLVLAGSFLIEKVFNIDGMGLLGYQSIIQRDYPVVMGILVISSLLLLIGNIISDMLYAVIDPRIRFK
- a CDS encoding ABC transporter substrate-binding protein → MKNIRIPFSIILVILISALLIGCGTTKKRSVTDTKPVSVKQFDTPPGADPSVSAEMGGEGFTGEGWETYVDYNIMGDPNANKGGYLTMSIADFPSTLRNIGKDENSYFNRMAEKMVFESLLGIDPVNEKYTPRLATHWWVSEDKRQFKFRIDPDARWADGKPVVAEDVVATWKLLVDPGILSPYSNILYNTYEEPVAESKYIVSVKTKELNWRQFLYFASMSVFPSHIIGGLSGKDFLEKFQFEPINGSGPYIIDKENIKKGQSITMRRRSDYWAEDKRFNTGINNFDVVRFDVVSDDAIEFEKFKKGDLDVINVLKAQRWEEQFNFPDYERGLVVKKRVYNEKPTGTGGICFNMRRPFFSDIRMRKAFAMLYDRKKFNEKLFFNSYEMMYSYYPGSIYENPDDPKVEYNLDGSIALLEEMGWTEKNADGYRTKDGKQLEVELVYGAPSQERYLTIYQEDCKKAGIKLNLRQVDGTTAFQLGNERNFDMITINWGGLRVPNPESSLKSNTADEPNTTNWPGIKDPRIDQLCDQYNLSFDRDERVRLVQEIDKIATEQYGYAFAWYGPFTRLAFHNKFGYPKYVLPRTEGNLDADQYAIPILWYIDAEKLEKYNQAKTDNNITMDKGNIDVKYWTKVKEKEVSGTNVAITPDEVPDMEN
- a CDS encoding ABC transporter substrate-binding protein: MGKLKTFLVLLASLTLISTSFQSCSTTKKKEFNTQPVSIKTKDVPPGALPDVSAELGGDGFTGEGWITNDSFHTIGNPEAVKGGSITLSIPDFPSTLRVVGKDANSYWNYLIYYQLCYESLLNNDPVTLDFEPMLATHWWISEDKKQFKFRINPDARWADGERVTSADVIATWKLQVDPGILSPYSNILFGSYEEPVAESPYIVSVKTKELNWRQFLYFAGMPLLPAHVIGNLSGKEYLEKHQFDFIPGTGAYVVDVNDVKKGQSLTVRRRSDYWGADQKWNTGKFNFDYLRFEVISDSRLEFERFKKGDIDFVTLTSVTSIDKWFELDKNEDFKRGLILKRDVYNKYPNGPRGICFNMRKPPFDDIRVRKAFAYLFDRAKIVEKLYYGLPALEDSYWPNSVYANPNNPQIRFNFDEAVKLLAEAGWTEKNADGYLVKDGKIFEVELPYGSPELERFLTIYQEDCKKAGIKINLRQVDGSTNFQIGNQRNFEMIVAAWGGLVFPNPESSFGPGTADLPNSTNWAGVKDARIDELCTEYNVTFDQRRRVEIIQEIDAILANMQPYALSWYYPSSRLAFWNKFGFPEGVLSKIDDPTDAIPTYWFNDPVREAAFDDAKANNTLTLPQGDIIVKYWSQEGAGLKK
- a CDS encoding PQQ-dependent sugar dehydrogenase; this encodes MKKLFSLLLGLMIWGISSNGHSQTISVQTAFPNVGSFTRPVFLTHAPDATDRIFVIEQRGVVNVWPNDSTTSARTTFMDIDPRVDNSGNEMGLLGLAFHPNYQSNGYFYVDYTTTIGTGVRRTRISRFQVSANPDVADTSTEQILMEIYQPYTNHNGGMLFFGQDGYLYICMGDGGSGGDPGNRAQTTDTLLGKILRINVDTTVGPQNYGIPSTNPFVGGGGAPEVFTWGMRNPWRTSQDPVTGFIYAADVGQESWEEIDIIENGKNYGWRCYEGNNPYNTSGCGPSSNYTFPIKEYPSAGSGVTECSVTGGYVYRGSRRPELVGRYIYGDYCSRKIWKLLYNGTVSEDQFLVTAPSSINSFGVDKHGELYICAGSTIYRFNLNTTVGIQNPNGTPFNFSLAQNYPNPFNPSTVIKYSIPELTGVKLTIYNTLGKEVKSLVNTTQAAGNYERQWNGTDNNGATVASGVYFYTLQTEGFTETKKMLLIK